The region GACGTCGTCGAGTTCGACGAGTTCGACACGGACTTCGGCCTCTTCTCCGGGGACGGGGAGGCGTCCCCGAGCCCGGAGGCGAGCGCGAGCCCGAGCCCGGAGGACGGGGAGGGGCAGGAGGAGGACGCGCAGTACGCGCTGCCGGAGTCGTGCGCGGAGGTCGGCGCAGCAGAGGTCGTCGGGGACCTCGCGCCGGGGACCGTGCTGGCCGAGGACCGCGGCGAGGTCGAGGGGTTCGCCGACGCCGAGCAGCTGACCTGCTCGTTCAGCGACGGCTCCGGGACGCCGGGCGCGGCCACGTTCACCCTGGTGTTCACCCTCAACGTCGACCCGAGCCTGAGCCCCGACGTGGTGGCGGTGCCGGGCGCCGAGGAGGAGATGAACTGGGAGGTGGACATCGACGTGGACGTCGACACCTACCACACGGACGAGTCCGACTCCCTGGGCGGCGACCTGGAGTACGTGGGCACGGTGGACGGCGGCACCCGCCACCTGTACCTGTCGCTGCCGGGCGAGCTGTACGTGACCGCGATCGCCTACGGCGGGGAAGTGCCGCGCGAGGACCTGGAGCGCGTGGTGATGCTGGCCGCGGAGCGGGTGCGCGGCTGACCCCGGCCGCACGCAGGGATCACGGACGTCGAGGCCGCCGGCACCGCCGGCGGCCTCCGCCGTGTCCGCTCCCGGTCGGCGCAGGGGGGCGCTGCGCTGGGGCGGGTTGATCACCGATGTCCAGGTCGGCCCCCCGGTCAGCGCAGGAGGTCGGGCAGCCCCCCGGCGAGGGCGTGCAGGCAGCGCGCGGCCAGGGCGGCGGGGCCGTCCTCTCCGCCGGGCGGTGCGTCCCCGGCGGACCAGGTCTCCATGGACAGGCGGATGGCGTCGGTGACGGCGGCCGCCGCCAGGCGCACCGTCAGGTCGTCGTCGGGGCGGCCGGCGGCCGCCGCCAGCAGCGGTACCAGGAGCTCCTCCGACTCCTGGTTGACCCGGTACCAGACGGCCCGCAGGGTGGCGTCCTCGCGGGCGGCGCGCAGCAGCGCGCGCGTCCACTCCAGGGCGCGCTCCTCCTCCGGCCCGCCGGGCGTCAGGGCGTCCACGACGGACCGCTCGACGGCCTCGGGCAGCCCCGGGGCCGGCCCGCCGTCGCCGGCGGGCTCCTCCAGGGCGGCCAGCGCGTCCCGCCAGTGCTGCGCACCGGTGCTGAGCAGCGGGGCGACGGCGTCCTGCTTGGTGCGGAAGTACCGGTAGAACGTGCGCAGCGCCACGCCGGCGGCGGCGGCGATGTCCTCGGCGGTGGTGTTGTCGACGCCGCGCTCGGCGAAGAGCCGGGCGGCGGCCCGGGCGATCTCCACCTGCGTCGCGGCCTTGCGGCGGGCGGTGAGGGAGGGGCGGGACCCCCCGGATTCTGCGGTGACCATCGCGCTCGATCCTAAGTCCCTCCCAAGGCGGCATAAAAAGTCGAAGTGGCATGTTGTGCCAAATGGACATTTCATGCACGAGGCCGCGCCCGGCCGGACGCGGCGGAGGAGGTAAGGGCCGTGAACCGTTACGAGGGACGACGGGTCCTGGTCACCGGCGGCGGGTCGGGCATCGGCCAGGCCACCGTGCTGCGCATGCTGGCCGAGGGCGGCAGCGTCGTCGCCGCCGACGTCAGCGAGGCCGGGCTCAAGGACACCGTCGACCGCGCGGGGGACCTGGCCGAGCGGCTGACCACGGTGTTCCTGGACGTCTCCGACGAGGATTCGGTGCGCACCGGCGTCGGCATCGCCGTCGAGGCACTGGGCGGGCTCGACGCGCTCGTCAACGCCGCCGGGATCCTGCGCTCCTCGCACACCGAGCGGACGGCGCTGGCGGACTTCGAGCGGGTCCTGCGCGTCAACCTGGTCGGCACGTTCCTGGTGATCCGCGAGGCGCTGCCCGAGCTGAAGCGGGGGAACGGCCCCGCCGTGGTGAACTTCAGCTCCACCTCGGCGGCGTTCGCCCACCCCTACATGGCGGCGTACGCGGCCAGCAAGGGCGGGATCCAGTCGATGACCCACGCGCTGGCGTCGGAGTTCGCCGGCGCCGGGATCCGCTTCACCGCCGTGCAGCCCGGCTCCATCTCCAGCGGGATGACCGACGGCAGCGGCGCCAGCGGTCAGAGCCGCGGGCCCGGACTGCCCGACGACGCCGACATGGCCCTGTTCGCCAAGCTCGGCCCCGCCCTCGGACAGGGGTTCGCCGGGCCGGAGACGGTGGCGTCGGTGGTGGCGATGCTGGCCTCCGACGACGGCGCGTTCATCACCGGGACCGAGGTCCGCGTCGACGGCGGCACCCACTTCTGATCCCGGGGAGCGAGAAAGGGGCCGTGCCGCGGATGTTCCGCGGCACGGCCCCTTCCCTTGTTCTCGGAGTCGGTCAGCCCTGGTCCAGGAGGCGGGCGCAGCGGATCAGGCCCAGGTGGGAGTACGCCTGCGGGTGGTTGCCCAGCGCGCGTTCGGTCACCGGGTCGAACTCCTCCGGCAGCAGGCCGGTCGGACCGGCGCAGTCCACCAGGTGAGCGAACAGCTCCTCGGCCTCAGCGCGGCGCCCCGTGGCCAGGTAGGCCTCGATCAGCCAGGTCGTGCACAGGTGGAAGCCGCCCTCGCCGCCGGGCAGGCCGTCGTCGCGGTGGTACCGGTACACGGTGGGGCCGCTGCGCAGCTCGGCCTCGATGGCGGTCACGGTGGCCTGGAACCGCTCGTCGGAGGGGTCGATGAGCCCGGACAGCCCGATGTGCAGCGAGGCCGCGTCCAGGTCGGTGCCGTCGTAGGCGGTGGTGAACGCCTGCGCGTCCGCGTTCCACCCCTTGTCCACGACCTCGGCGGCGATCTGTGCCCGCAGGGGCTCCCAGCCGGGGTCGGGGGCGCGGTCGTAGGCGGCCGCCAGGGTGAGCGCGCGGTCCAGGGTGAGCCAGCACATGACCTTGGAGTAGACGCGGTGCCGGGGCTCGTCGCGCTCCTCCCAGATGCCGTGGTCGGGCTCCTGCCAGCGCCGGGCGACGGCGTGGGCCATCTCCTGGACCAGCTCCCAGTCGCGGTCGGCCAGGGTGCCGCGCACCCGGGCGAGGTGGGCGATGAGCTCCACGACGGGGCCGAACACGTCGAGCTGTACCTGGTGGTCGGCGAGGTTGCCGACCCGGACGGGGCGGGACCCGGCGTAGCCGGACAGGGAGTCGATGACCTCCTCGGGGCCCAGGTCGGTGCCGCGCAGCGAGTACAGGGGCTTGAGCAGCTCGGGGCCGGGGAGGGTCTCCACGACGCGGTGCACCCAGTCCAGGAACGCCTCGGCCTCGGCGGTGGAGCCGAGGTCGACCAGGGCCTGGACGGTCAGGGCCCCGTCGCGCAGCCAGCAGTACCGGTAGTCCCAGTTGCGGATGCCGCCGATCTCCTCGGGCAGGGAGGTGGTGGCCGCGGCCATGACGCCGCCGGTGGGGGTGCACAGCCCGCGCAGGGTCAGCGCGGAGCGCGCCACCAGCCGCCTCTCGGTCTCGGGCAGGGACAGCCCGCCGAGCCAGTCGGCCCACTCGGCCTCGCCGGTGCGGCGCCGCTCGGCCTCGGGGAGGTCGCCGGGGGCCAGGGAGTCGGTACCGCAGCGCAGCTCCAGCACCACGGGGCGCTCGGAGGTGGGCTGGACGGTGGCGTAGGCGATGTCGTCCACGCCGTCGTGGTCGATGCGCCAGGACACGCCGGGCGAGTACAGGGCGATGGGGAACTCGGCGCCCTCGACGACGAGGCCGTCGTCCTTGGGGGTGATGCGCACCGGGGCGCGGCCGAAGTCGGGGCGCGGGGCGAACTCCACCACGGCCGGGGTGGTCCCGGTGATCACCCGCACCAGGTCGGTGCGGCCCGGGGCGGTGTCGGTGGCCAGGTAGTCGATGACCTCCAGCCGCGAGAAGCGCGTGCGCACCGTCATGGTGTCGCGCTCGTACCGCTGGCCCAGGGGCAGGCCCTTGTGGGCGGGGGCGATCGCGAACACCCCGGCGGAGCGGCCGCCCAGCAGTTCGGCGAACAGGGCCGGGGAGTCGGGCTCGGGGTGGCACAGCCACAGCAGGCGGGCGTCCGGGCCCACGAGGGCGACCGAGGACCGGTTGGACAGCAGCGACATGCGCTCGATCGGGGTGGGGCGCTCCCCGAACACCCAGGATCGGCGCTCGGCGGCCAGCAGGGAGAGCAGCTGGGCGGCGGCCGGGGTGTCGGCCACCCGGTGGGCGGCCACGGAGGGTTCGGTGGTGTCGCCGACCCGGATCCCGGCGTCGGCGCCGGACAGGTGCAGGAAGACGGGCTCCTCGCCGTCGCCGCCGCCCATGTACAGCACCGCGGTGGCCTCGACCTGCCCGCGCAGGACCTCCAGGGCCTCGGCCTTGCCGTGCGCGGAGGGGTCGGCGGTCAGGTCGGTGTCGAACTCGGTGCCGTGGGCGCCGACCAGGCGCACCTCGCCGGGCAGCCGGGACAGGGCGGCCAGGTCGCGCAGCGGACGGGCGGAGATGACCGCGCACACCGTGCCGGGGAGCTCGGCCAGCTCGCGCAGGGCGCGCACTGCTTCGGGCAGCGGGCGGCGGTCGGGGCGGCCGTCCGCGTCCAGCGGGGCCAGGGCTCCGTCGTAGTCGCAGGCCACCAGCAGCCGGGAGGTGCGGGCCAGTGCCGACACCCGTCGGCGCGCATCGGTGGACAAGGGGTCGGGGGTCACGCCGGTGGGCTCTTCCGGCATGCCCGGGGCCGCGTTCACCGTTTGGGTGAGCGTCACTGTGCCTCCTCCGCTGGTCCACGCAACGACCTGGGAAAAATGGGTGATCTGTAGGACTCCGTGCGCATACGCCGGGTTCACACGAGACTGGTGTGGAAAACGTAGAACCCGGGGCTTGTGGCACGGGTGGGGCCTCAGGGGACTTGAAGCAGATCTCAGGAACTTTTAACGCGGATGTGGATGAAAGGGATCGCGCGCAGCGTCAAGATCCGGTCCTCCGGAAGTCAACGCGAGACTACCTGCGGTCTGTTGCCCCTGAGGCCCGTGGGGGGCGTGATGCAGGTCACTCTAGAGGTGTTTCGGGTGAATGGCGAGGGTGTGTCCGAGATGGAAGCGGGCGCCGAGCGTTGCGAATGCGGAGAAAGCACGCAAAGCCGACTTGACCGGGACTCTTCCCCTTCTTGGCCGAGAGGATGGTGTGCGGTGTGCCACCGGCCGATCGGGATTTTTCGTCGGCGCCGACCCGCGGGAGCCGGGCGGGGAGCGGCGCGGGCGCTGGGGGAGATGGGCGCGGCGGCCGCGCCCGCCCTGCCGCTGTTGCGGCGGTTGTGGGCCGCCCCGCGGCGGCCGTGGCGGCAGGGGCGGCCCGGCTCCGGATGGCGGGACGTCCTCCATGATCGGGAACTGCTGGCGCTGCTCGACAGGGCCATCGCGCGTGTCGGAGGAGGGTGAGGCACGACCTCCGAAAGGGCTTGCGTTGCGGCGGGCGGAGCTGTTCGGTGGTTCCCATGGCCGATGACGAACGCCTGCGCGGGCTGGACGGGGTGCCCTGGGGCGATCTCGTGGACTGCCACGGACAGGACGGCACCGGGGTCCGCGACGACCTCGCGGCGGCGCTCACAGGGGACCCCGCGGAGGCCGTCGAGGCGCTGGAGGACCTCTGCGTGAGCCTCGCCGACCGGGGGTACGGGTACCGGCTCCCGTCGGCGGTGCCCGCGGCGCTGCCGTTCCTGGCGCGGGCGGCCGCCGACGCCGGGCGCCCGAGCCAGGTCCGGCTGGACGCCCTCGACCTCGTCGGGGACGTGTGCTCCGGCTGGGACCTGCCCGCACCGGCCACCGTGCGGGAGGTGCTGCTCTCCCTGCTGGCCGACCCCTGCCCCGAGGTGCGCGTCAAGGCCGCCGAGGCCCTGGCCCGGGGGCGGGGCGGGGACGCCGCCGTGGTGGAGGCCCTGCGCGAACGCCACGGGGCCGAGGCCGACCCCGGGGTCCGGCTCCGGCTCCTGGCCGCCGCCGTCCGGCTCACCGGGAGGGGCGGACCGGTTCCGGGGTGGCTGCGCGACCGGTTCGAGAACGGGGACCGCGACGAGCGGGTACTGGTCGGTTCCGGGGCCTTCGGGGACCCGGTGCCGACCGCCCGGGCCGCCATGGACGACCTGGTCCGGGAGCCGCGCCCCCGGTGGTTCCGGGCCGCCGGGCTGGGCGCCGACGGCTGTGACGACCGGCGCTTCCGCTACGCCCAGGTCTGGATCCACCGGGCGCTGGACCGCGACGGGCGGGAGCGGGTCGCCCGGGACCTGCTCGGGCACGCCGACGCACGGGTGCGCGCGGCCGCCGTGCGGGCGGCGCTGGACCTGGTCGGGGAGTTCCGTTCGGCGGCCGGGCCCTGGGCCGGGCGGGTCGCGCCGCTGCTGGACGACCCCGACCCGGAGGTCCGGCGGTGGGCGGTGCGGTCGCTGTCCGCGGTCGGGGAACATGCGCTCCCGTGGGCGGACCGGCTGGCCGGCATCGCCGCGGAACCCGGCGGCGACGCGCAGGCGCTGCTCGCCCTGGCCCGGCTCCGCGACCCCCGCGCGCCCGCGCTCCTCCCGGCCCGCTCCGGCCTGCCGCTGTTCGGGTTCGACCCGGTCCCCTCCAGGGACCCGTGGGGCTGGGACCCGACGTTCGAGGAGGCCATGGAGGCGTTCGCGCCCTGGGCCGACGAATTGCTGCCGCACCTGCGCGAACGGATGGGGGGCGACCCCTGGGAGGCCCGGTGGGCGGCCCCCGCCCTGGCGGCCTGGGGTCCCCGCGCGGCCCCGCTGGCCGACGCGGTCGCCGGCCTGCTCGGCGGCGGCGACCGCGACCCCGGCCTGGTGGCGGCGCTGGCCGCGATCGGCCCCGCCGCGGCGCGGCACGCCGACCGGGTGCGGGAGTCCGCGGCCGGACCCGGACGGGCCCACGCGTACCTGCGGCTCACCGGTGACACGGGGGCGGCGCTGGACCTGCTGGGCCCCTTCGGCGCCCGGTGGCACGATCGGGAGTGGGCGCTGCTCGCCGAGGCCGGTCCCGCCGCCGCCCGCTACGAGGCCGACCTGCGGGAGTACACGGACCTGCGGGGGGCGCACGACGCCCGGGCCCTGCACGCCCTGTGGCGGGTCACCGGGGACACGCGTGCGGTGCTCGCCGCGCTGCTCGACACCGACCACCCCTACCTGGGGGAGCGGGTGCTCACCGGCACCGGCACGGCCGCCGTGCGCCTGCTCGGCGGGATCGGCCCCCCCGCCGGGCGGGCGCTGCCGCGGCTGCGCGCGCTGCTCGGCTCCGACCGCACCGCCCACGTGTCGCCGCGGGCTCTGAGCAGGCGCGGTATCGCCCAGGACCGGGACCTGACCGCCCTGCTGCGCGACGCGGTCGCCCGGATCGGAGGAGGGGGCTGAGGGGCCCGCACCGGGCGGGCCCCGGCGGTCACGAGGTCTTCTCGGGCTTGCGCAGGTGGTGCACGAACGCGGGCGGAACGTTGGCGATCACCCGGTCGGACCGGACGCCGTACCGGTCGATCCAGTCCTGCACCACCCAGCTGGTGCGCGCCTGGCGCAGGTAGTCCTCGCGCCGGGCGATGACCGCCTTCACCTCCTTCGTGTACAGGTAGCCGTAGAAGGAGAGGTGGCCGCCGGGGCGCAGCACCTCGAAGTAGTACTCCAGGATCTCCCGG is a window of Nocardiopsis changdeensis DNA encoding:
- a CDS encoding trehalase-like domain-containing protein, with protein sequence MTLTQTVNAAPGMPEEPTGVTPDPLSTDARRRVSALARTSRLLVACDYDGALAPLDADGRPDRRPLPEAVRALRELAELPGTVCAVISARPLRDLAALSRLPGEVRLVGAHGTEFDTDLTADPSAHGKAEALEVLRGQVEATAVLYMGGGDGEEPVFLHLSGADAGIRVGDTTEPSVAAHRVADTPAAAQLLSLLAAERRSWVFGERPTPIERMSLLSNRSSVALVGPDARLLWLCHPEPDSPALFAELLGGRSAGVFAIAPAHKGLPLGQRYERDTMTVRTRFSRLEVIDYLATDTAPGRTDLVRVITGTTPAVVEFAPRPDFGRAPVRITPKDDGLVVEGAEFPIALYSPGVSWRIDHDGVDDIAYATVQPTSERPVVLELRCGTDSLAPGDLPEAERRRTGEAEWADWLGGLSLPETERRLVARSALTLRGLCTPTGGVMAAATTSLPEEIGGIRNWDYRYCWLRDGALTVQALVDLGSTAEAEAFLDWVHRVVETLPGPELLKPLYSLRGTDLGPEEVIDSLSGYAGSRPVRVGNLADHQVQLDVFGPVVELIAHLARVRGTLADRDWELVQEMAHAVARRWQEPDHGIWEERDEPRHRVYSKVMCWLTLDRALTLAAAYDRAPDPGWEPLRAQIAAEVVDKGWNADAQAFTTAYDGTDLDAASLHIGLSGLIDPSDERFQATVTAIEAELRSGPTVYRYHRDDGLPGGEGGFHLCTTWLIEAYLATGRRAEAEELFAHLVDCAGPTGLLPEEFDPVTERALGNHPQAYSHLGLIRCARLLDQG
- a CDS encoding TetR family transcriptional regulator; the protein is MVTAESGGSRPSLTARRKAATQVEIARAAARLFAERGVDNTTAEDIAAAAGVALRTFYRYFRTKQDAVAPLLSTGAQHWRDALAALEEPAGDGGPAPGLPEAVERSVVDALTPGGPEEERALEWTRALLRAAREDATLRAVWYRVNQESEELLVPLLAAAAGRPDDDLTVRLAAAAVTDAIRLSMETWSAGDAPPGGEDGPAALAARCLHALAGGLPDLLR
- a CDS encoding SDR family NAD(P)-dependent oxidoreductase; translation: MNRYEGRRVLVTGGGSGIGQATVLRMLAEGGSVVAADVSEAGLKDTVDRAGDLAERLTTVFLDVSDEDSVRTGVGIAVEALGGLDALVNAAGILRSSHTERTALADFERVLRVNLVGTFLVIREALPELKRGNGPAVVNFSSTSAAFAHPYMAAYAASKGGIQSMTHALASEFAGAGIRFTAVQPGSISSGMTDGSGASGQSRGPGLPDDADMALFAKLGPALGQGFAGPETVASVVAMLASDDGAFITGTEVRVDGGTHF